TGTCTTTGGCTTTTTTGTTTGGTTTTTACAGAAAAATAATTTAGGAATTTCTCTTAGAGAAACAAAGTCGCAGAAGACTCATACTAAAGAAGTACTTTTTTTGAGAAAATTGATATAAATCAATATCTTTGCAGACTACGAATTCGTTTTCATGAAGAATATAAGAAACTTTTGCATTATAGCCCATATAGACCACGGTAAATCTACCTTGGCAGATAGGCTTTTAGAATATACCAATACAGTAACACAAAGAGAACTCCAAGCCCAAACCCTAGACGATATGGATTTGGAGAAAGAGCGAGGAATTACCATAAAATCTCACGCCATACAAATGGACTACGAATATAAGGGTGAAAAATATGTTCTTAACCTTATTGATACGCCAGGGCACGTGGATTTTTCCTACGAAGTATCTAGGTCTATAGCAGCGTGTGAGGGGGCATTACTGATTGTAGATGCGGCACAGAGCATTCAGGCACAAACAATTTCTAATCTTTATTTGGCGTTAGAAAATGATTTGGAGATTATCCCTGTACTTAATAAAATTGACTTGCCATCTGCAAACCCAGAAGAAGTTACAGATGAAATAATGAATTTATTGGGCTGTGAGTACGAAGATGTTCTAAGAGTTTCAGGGAAAACAGGAGAAGGCGTACACGAGCTTTTAGAGCAGATTGTGGAAAGGATACCAGCTCCTAAGGGAGAGCCAGATGCTCCGCTACAAGCCCTAATTTTTGATTCCGTTTATAACCCTTTTAGAGGGATAGAAGCCTATTTTAAGGTAGTTAATGGCAAGATAAGAAAAGGCGAGAAAGTTAAGTTTATGGCTACCGATAAAACCTACGAGGCAGATGAGGTAGGGACACTAAAACTGAAACAACAGCCAAAACAAGAAATCAAGTGTGGAGATGTAGGCTATATTATTTCTGGGATTAAAGATGCCAGAGAGGTTAAAGTGGGAGATACTATTACAAGTGTAGAAAATCCTGCTACTGCTCCGATAGAAGGTTTTGAAGAGGTGAAACCAATGGTTTTTGCTGGGATTTATCCAGTAGAAAGTGAGGATTTTGAAGAACTAAGAACCTCCTTAGAAAAACTTAGGTTAAATGATGCTTCTTTAGTTTTTGAACCAGAAAGTTCAGCGGCTTTAGGATTTGGTTTTAGATGTGGATTCTTGGGTATGCTCCATATGGAAATTGTTCAGGAAAGGTTAGATAGAGAATTCAATATGAATGTTATCACTACGGTTCCCAACGTATCCTATCACGGATATAGCAAGAAAGAACCGGAAGTGCCAATCCTTATCAATAATCCTTCGGAAATGATGGACCCAACGGTAATGGATAGAGTGGAAGAACCTTATATTAAAGCTTCTATCATTACCAAATCCGATTTCGTAGGAGCGGTGATGACGCTTTGTATAGAAAAACGAGGAGAAATTGTTAATCAAAGCTATCTAACTTCCGATAGAGTAGAGCTTGTCTTTAATATGCCTCTTGCAGAGGTGGTTTTTGATTTCTATGACAGATTAAAATCCATTTCTAAAGGTTATGCTTCCTTTGATTATCACCCAATAGGTTTCCGTGCTTCTAAATTAGTTAAGATGGATATTCTTATCAACGGAGATATGGTAGATGCATTGTCTTCTCTCATACACCAAGACAATGCCTATGGTATTGGTAAAAAAATGTGTGAGAAGCTGAGAGAGCTTATACCGAGACAACAGTTTGATATAGCAGTACAAGCGGCTTTAGGAACAAAAGTTATTGCTAGAGAAACCATAAAAGCCTTAAGAAAAGATGTAACAGCAAAATGTTATGGAGGAGATATTTCAAGAAAAAGAAAACTCTTAGAGAAGCAGAAGGAAGGTAAAAAGAAAATGAAGCAGATAGGAAGAGTAGAAGTTCCACAATCAGCGTTTATGGCGGTACTAAAACTGAATGATTAAACTTCATTAAGGATAGTTTAAAATAGAACCTAACTTAGCTATTTATAATAAGCTGGTTAGGTTTTTTTATTTTGAATAATCTGAATTTTAAGAAATCATCAATCAAGGTAATAGTCAAAAAGGAAAAATGATTTTTGTCAGTCCATAAATTAGTTCGTATTTTTGTTGGCGAAAATCATTCTAAATAAATACAATGATAAAAGTATCAGACCAAGCTAAAGATAAAGCTGTTCAGCTTATGGCAGAAGATGGGTTTAATCCTAGTGAAGATTTCATTAGGGTAGGCGTTAAGAGTGGAGGCTGTTCAGGGTTAGAATATGTGTTGAAATTCGATAATCAGACCACGGATACAGACCAAATATTTGAAGATAACGGAATTAAAATAGTAATAGACAAAAAATCAATTCTCTATTTAGCAGGGACAACTTTGGAATATTCTGGAGGTCTTAACGGGAAAGGGTTTGTGTTTAACAATCCAAATGCTGCTAGAACTTGTGGTTGTGGAGAGAGTTTTTCGCTTTAGAAAAGAAAAAATAGGAGTAATTTTATAGAAATTATGGCAAAATATACAGAAGACGATTTAAGGGAAGACCTTAAAAATAAAGAATACGAAGCAGGTTTTTATACGGATATAGAATACGAAGATTTCCCTACGGGGCTTAATGAAGATATTATTCGTCAGATTTCAGCAAAGAAAAATGAACCAGAATGGATGACAGAATGGAGGCTGGAGTCTTTCCGTATTTGGCAAAAAATGGAAGAGCCAGACTGGGCAAATGTAAAGTATGAAAAGCCAGACTTCCAAGCCATAAAATATTATGCCGCTCCTAAAAAGAAACCGGAATTAGCAAGTCTAGATGAGGTAGATCCAGAGTTATTAAAAACTTTTGAGAAGTTAGGCATCTCTTTAGATGAGCAGAAAAGACTTACAGGTGTTGCTGTAGATGTGGTGATGGATTCCGTTTCGGTAAAGACCACTTTCCAAGAAACTTTAAAAGAAAAGGGTATTATTTTTTGTTCCATATCAGAAGCGATACAGGAGTATCCTGACCTAGTTAAAAAGTATATTGGTAAAGTAGTGCCAAGAGGAGATAATTTCTATGTGGCACTTAACTCGGCGGTGTTTTCAGATGGCTCTTTCTGTTACATACCTAAAGGCGTAAAATGTCCTATGGAACTTTCCACTTATTTCCGTATCAACCAAGCGGGAACAGGGCAGTTTGAAAGAACTTTAGTAGTGGCAGATGAGGGAAGTTATGTATCTTATTTGGAAGGATGTACCGCACCGTCTAGAGATGAAAATCAGCTCCACGCTGCGGTGGTAGAGCTTATCGCGATGGAAGGTGCTGAAATCAAGTACTCTACTGTTCAAAACTGGTATCCAGGAGACGAAAACGGCAAAGGAGGAGTGTTCAACTTTGTTACTAAAAGAGGACTTTGTGAGAAAAACGCTAAAATCTCTTGGACACAAGTAGAAACAGGTTCGGCGGTAACTTGGAAATATCCTAGTTGTATTTTGAAGGGTGATAATTCTATCGGAGAATTTTATTCTATCGCCGTAACCAACAATCATCAGTGGGCAGATACAGGGACGAAGATGATACACATCGGGAAGAATACTAAATCTACCATCATCTCTAAAGGAATTTCCGCAGGTAAGTCCAACAATTCTTACAGAGGATTAGTAAAAGTAATGCCTTCGGCAAAAGGAGCTAGAAATTTCTCCCAGTGCGACTCCCTTTTAATGGGTAACGAATGTGGTGCGCACACCTTCCCTTATATTGAAATTAAAGACCCTTCGGCACAGCTAGAACACGAGGCTACCACCAGCAAAATAGGCGAAGACCAAATTTTCTATTGTAACCAAAGAGGTTTGGATACTGAAAAAGCTATCGCCCTTATCGTAAACGGATTTAGCAAAGAGGTACTTAACAAACTCCCGATGGAGTTTGCTATAGAAGCTCAAAAGCTTCTAGAAATTAGTTTAGAGGGTAGTGTAGGATAATTCATTTATATATTGAGTAAAATGAAATATATTATAGGAACTAGTTTTTTAGTTTTAGCTTTATTTTCAAGTTGTAATAAGACTGAAAAGGCAGCTAATCAAGAAACTGTAGAAAAACAAAAAACAGATACTCTAACTTCAATTTCGAGCGAAATGTATCAGGGGATAATCCCTTGTGCAGATTGTGACGGTATCTTTACTACCATTACTTTGGCTCCAGACCAAACCTTTGATAAAACCGACTATTACTTAGGTAAAAATGAATATTTCACCGAAGAAGGCTCCTACACCGTAGATGCTTCCACGGGGATTTATGCGTTATCTTCTAACAATGATAAGGCTACTCAACATTATCAAAGGGAAGAAGGTAAGTTAGTCCTTTTAAACGATAAAAAGGAGAAAAACACAGGAGCTAATGCTCATACTTATGAGTTAGAACAACTTTCTAACGATGATTACCACTTTACCCCAACTCCCGTGGAGGGCTTCCTCATCATAGGGCACGAGGTGAGCTCTTTCAGACCAGCCAATTCGGCTAAAGTCTATTGGATAGAAGACCCTTCGGGCGAGTTACAGAAGAGATATGAAGCAATAGTAAAGGATAAAAAGATACCTTACTTTCCTGTAAAGGCAAATTTGGTTTTAGAAAAAGATACCAAAAAAGCGGAGGGCTTTGCCGAAGATTATGATGGGGTAGTAGTAGTGAAGAAACTACTAGATTTAAAGCTGATTTCTGTGGGAAATTAGGATAGGAAAGACGATGATAATTAAATAAACAAAAATTAAATTAAAACATTACATTATGAAAAAAGTAGCGTTATGGTTAGCATTCCTATTTACAGGAATTCTTTTCGCACAAGAAGTCAAGTATCAGTTGTCTAGTCATATTTTAGACATTACTCAAGGAAAACCAGCTCCAGGAGTAAGCATTACCTTGTCTAAACAAAATAAAAATGGTGTTTGGGTAAAGGTAGATGAAAAGGTAACAGATGAAAACGGGAGGATTAAGAATTTTCTAAAAGAAGAAAAAGGAGTAAGCCATCAGGGGATATACAAACTTACCTATCATACTACACCGTATTTTGAGAAGTTAGGGCAGCAGAGTTTTTATCCGTTTGTAGAAGTTGTTTTTGAGCTAAAGGACAACAGCCACTATCATGTACCTATTACCTTAAGCCCTTACGGATATTCTACTTATAGAGGAAACTAAAACAAAGAGCAGAAGCTCATTAGAAAAGTTAATCCTTACTTCAATATTGCAGATTATGAAAAAAAGTATAATGGTTTTAGTAGGTTTATTGTTGGTTCAGTTTTCTTTAGCACAATATACCGAACAAGGGACTTCGCTCAATCAAGAGGGAGCTTTAGAACTGGCAAAGCAAGCCCACATAGAAGCTCGTAAATTAGGTAAAAAGGTATCCGTAGCAGTCCTAAACAATTCGGGCGTAAGTCTTTTATTATTGAAAGGCGACCAAGTAGGACCTCATAATACCGAAGCCTCTAGGAGAAAGGCTTACACTTCGCTTTCCACCAAAACCCCTAGTTTTGAATTGATGCAGAAGGCAGCCAGTAATCCTACGGCACAAAACTTAAATACTTTGCCAGAGCTTCTACTTTTAGGAGGAGGCGTACCCGTTTGGAAAGATGGGGAGCTGATTGGGAGTCTAGGGGTTTCTGGAGCTGGTGGTGGAGAGCAAGACCATAATGTGGCCAAGAAGGCGGTTGAGAATATGGGCTACGAGATAACCAATATAAAAATTAACAATAAATAAAATTATATATAGAAATGTTAAATATAAAAAACTTATATGCTAGGATAGAGGACGGAGCGGAAATCCTTAAAGGGATTAACTTAGAAATAAAACCGGGTGAGGTACACGCCATTATGGGACCTAACGGAGCTGGGAAATCTACCCTTTCTTCTGTAATTGCAGGAAAGGAAGACTACGAAGTTACCGATGGAGAAATTCTTTTTGAAGGGGAAAATATAGTAGAAGATGCTCCAGAAGAGAGAGCTCATAAGGGGATTTTCCTTTCGTTCCAGTATCCAGTAGAGATACCAGGAGTTTCGGTAACCAATTTCATCAAGGCAGCCATCAACGAAACCAGAAAGGCTAACGGGCTGGAGGATATGCCTGCGAAAGAAATGTTGGCTCTTATCCGTGAAAAATCAGAACTTTTAGGGATAAAGAAAGACTTCCTTTCTCGCTCCCTTAACGAAGGTTTCTCTGGAGGAGAGAAGAAAAGAAACGAAATTTTCCAAATGATGATGCTTAATCCTAAACTTGCCATCTTAGATGAAACCGATTCTGGACTAGATATTGATGCGTTAAGAATTGTATCCGAAGGGGTTAATCATTTCAAAAATGAGGGGAATGCCGTGCTTCTAATCACTCATTATCAGAGATTGCTTAACTACATTCAGCCAGATTTTGTGCATGTGTTGGCAGACGGTAAGATTATTAAAACGGGAGATAAAACTTTAGCTTTAGAGTTAGAAGAAAAAGGATACGATTGGTTATTAGGTTAATCCTAAAGAGCTTTAAAATCAAAGTTTTAATCTAAAAAAAATAGACTATGTCTTTATACGAACAAATAAAAGAAAATCACCATATCTTTTCCGAAAAAAAGCCTTTATCACAATGGGAAGATACTAGGCGTAATGCTTTATCTCAGTTTGATAAGTTAGGGTTTCCTTCCAAGAAAGATGAGGAATATAAATATACCAATCTAAAGGAAATTATAGAAAAGCAATATCAGTTTTTACCACAAGAGGAACATCATATTTCTGAAGAAGAGCTGAAAGCTTTGCATCTAGGTGAAGAAGATTTTGACTGGGTGGTTCTCGTTAATGGGAAATTGCGTCCGGAACTTTCTAAGATTTCAGATAAAAATATTAAGGTACTTGCCCTAGACGAGGCTCTTTCTAATGGAGAGAGTGAGGCTTTATTCCGTCCTTATTTTAATACTATTGCCAATGAGAGTTGGGCGTTTCCAAATCTTAATTTAGCATTTGCTCATTTGGGAGTAGCACTTTATGTGCCTAAAAATACGGTGGTAGAAAAGCCTATACATATTTTCTATATTTCGCAAAATCAATCGGAAAACACCTTCTATAATCCGAGAAATATACTGGTGGTAGAAGCGGGTAGCCAAATAGAGGTTATAGAAAGTCATCATAATTTTGATACTTCGTTTACCTTTACCAATAGTCTTACTGAAATTTTTACTAAACCTAACGCTAAAGCAGATTGGCATAAGTTACAGAACGATACAGATACTTCGTATCTGGTAGACCATACCTTTGTGAAGCAAGAGAAGGATAGTTTAGCTACGGTAAATACTTTCTCTTTCGGAGGGAAGTTGGTACGTAACAACCTAGATTTTATTCAGGAAGGAGAAAATATCAACTCTTTTATGAATGGAATTACCATTATTGGTAAAGACCAGCTAGTTGACCATCATACCGCAGTACACCATAATCAGCCTAATTGCGAAAGCTATCAGAATTACAAGGGTGTATTTAAGGATAATGCTCACGGAGTGTTTAATGGGAAAGTATTTGTAGATAAAATAGCTCAAAAAACCAATGCTTATCAGCAGAATAATAATATTCTACTAAGCGAGGGTGCTACTATAGATTCTAAACCTCAGTTGGAGATTTTTGCAGATGATGTTAAATGTTCTCACGGTTGTACGGTGGGGCAGCTTAATGAAGATGCTTTGTTCTACCTTCGTGCTAGAGGAATTTCTAAAAATGAGGCACAAGCATTATTGCTTTACGCCTTTGCAAATGATGCAATGGAAAACATAGATATAGAGCCTCTAAAACTAAAAATATCCAAGCTCTTAGCTGAAAAATTAGAAGTGAATATAGAGTTCTAAAAATAAACAAAGGTCTTATCAAAATATTTTGATAAGGCTTTTTTCTAATAAGTATAAGAAACAAGAATGGACTTAAATAAAATAGAATTTCACATAGATGCTTACAAAACACATGGGCAGATTTTAGATGCGGCATCTTTTGTAGTTAGAGCATTTGGGTTAGAGCATTTTAATTTTGCAGGATTTGATTTTAGAGAAGAGATGGACGCTAGGTCTATTGTACTTACTACGGAGGGAGAACTGTCCCAACCACAGAAAGTTAAAATACCTAAAAATCTTTTTGATTTTGATTTTAATTTAGTTCTCAATCTTATAGCACATGAAATGCTACATGTGAGACAAAAGGCACAGGAAACATTAGTAGAGGATAAAAATGAAAGGGAATTCCAAGCCTATTATGAAACTTTATTTCATAAAGTATTTCCCCAGATACCTGATGCACCAGACTTCAATAGGAAACAATTTGCTGATAAAGCACTAGAGTACTACCGAAGAATGGGAGAAGGCTCGGCTTTACAAGAAAAATATTATTCCCAAAAAGAAGAGGTGGAAGCTCTTAAGAGAGAGCTTTCCCAAGAAAATAAAGACCTTTAAGGGTATGCAACCTATCGGCTATATGGATTTTGTCTGATAAAGGCTTATAGACATGAGAAACGCCGCCTGTAGCTATTACAAAGGCCTCTTCTCCTATTTCTCGGTTGATTCTCTCTATAAAACCTTCTACCATACCTAGATACCCATACACCATACCACTTTGCATACAACTTACAGTATCTAATCCTAGAACGGATTTAGGAGCTTGTAGCTCTATCTCTGGGAGCTGTGCAGTATCTTGTATTAAACTTTTAAGAGAGGTAATAATTCCAGGAGCAATAATAGCACCCAAAGTTTCACCATTGTGAGAAATACAACTAGCCGTAAGTGCAGTGCCAAAATCAAAAATTATCTTTGATTTATTAGGATAGAGATGATGAGCTGCAACTAAATTTGCGTAGATGTCGGTACCCATTTGTTTGGACTTTGGTTTAACTTCAGAGGGTGTATTTCTATCTACCAAAATAGGTTTTAGCTGGTGTATCTTTTCTAATGCCCTTACAATATCGTTGGTCATTTGTGGTACAACGGAGCCTATTATCAGTTGGTCTATTTCTTCAGGTTTGATGTCATAAGATTGATAATGCATCAGAAACTGAACAAAAAGTTCGTCTTTAGTTCGGTAGGGTTTAGTGTTAATAACCCACGAGAGGCTACATTCTTCATTATTAAATAACCCAAAACGGATATTGGTATTTCCTATGTTGACTACAATGGTTTTCATAATGATAATTATTTTTCAGCAGAGAAACTATTTTACTTCTAAAAAGTTATCTTCTGGATTTACATCTGCTAATCTTTGTGAAAAATCAATACCTAGAACGGAAATCTGTTCTTTGGTAAAAGGTATTTCAAAAGTATATTCTAAGGAAGTCCAATTCCAATAATCCAAAGTAGTGAAATTGCCTAAAAAGTCAGATTTTTTAGGTGTTCTCATCATATTTAATGGGATATGGTAAGAAGTTATCTTTTTATCTTTGGTAAGTACTCCAAAATCTATAGGCATAGGAACTCCGCCTTTTTTTACTAAAGTAATGGTAGTAGAGTTTGGGTTATACTTTACTTCTTTTATGGCGTAGTCTATGGTTTTGGTGGTGTTAATCCAGTAATGTTTAAACCATTTTAAATCCATACCAGATATTTTTTGAGCAAGATGGAGAAAATCTCTATCAGTAGGGTGTTTTAGATGCCATTCATCATAGTATTTTAGTAGTGTGGTCTTCAGAAGGTCTTCTCCCATAATATAGCCTAGCTGCACTAAGAAAAGCTCTCCTTTAGTATAGGACGCTA
The genomic region above belongs to Riemerella anatipestifer and contains:
- a CDS encoding HesB/IscA family protein, with the translated sequence MIKVSDQAKDKAVQLMAEDGFNPSEDFIRVGVKSGGCSGLEYVLKFDNQTTDTDQIFEDNGIKIVIDKKSILYLAGTTLEYSGGLNGKGFVFNNPNAARTCGCGESFSL
- the lepA gene encoding translation elongation factor 4, with protein sequence MKNIRNFCIIAHIDHGKSTLADRLLEYTNTVTQRELQAQTLDDMDLEKERGITIKSHAIQMDYEYKGEKYVLNLIDTPGHVDFSYEVSRSIAACEGALLIVDAAQSIQAQTISNLYLALENDLEIIPVLNKIDLPSANPEEVTDEIMNLLGCEYEDVLRVSGKTGEGVHELLEQIVERIPAPKGEPDAPLQALIFDSVYNPFRGIEAYFKVVNGKIRKGEKVKFMATDKTYEADEVGTLKLKQQPKQEIKCGDVGYIISGIKDAREVKVGDTITSVENPATAPIEGFEEVKPMVFAGIYPVESEDFEELRTSLEKLRLNDASLVFEPESSAALGFGFRCGFLGMLHMEIVQERLDREFNMNVITTVPNVSYHGYSKKEPEVPILINNPSEMMDPTVMDRVEEPYIKASIITKSDFVGAVMTLCIEKRGEIVNQSYLTSDRVELVFNMPLAEVVFDFYDRLKSISKGYASFDYHPIGFRASKLVKMDILINGDMVDALSSLIHQDNAYGIGKKMCEKLRELIPRQQFDIAVQAALGTKVIARETIKALRKDVTAKCYGGDISRKRKLLEKQKEGKKKMKQIGRVEVPQSAFMAVLKLND
- a CDS encoding copper resistance protein NlpE, whose translation is MKYIIGTSFLVLALFSSCNKTEKAANQETVEKQKTDTLTSISSEMYQGIIPCADCDGIFTTITLAPDQTFDKTDYYLGKNEYFTEEGSYTVDASTGIYALSSNNDKATQHYQREEGKLVLLNDKKEKNTGANAHTYELEQLSNDDYHFTPTPVEGFLIIGHEVSSFRPANSAKVYWIEDPSGELQKRYEAIVKDKKIPYFPVKANLVLEKDTKKAEGFAEDYDGVVVVKKLLDLKLISVGN
- a CDS encoding GlcG/HbpS family heme-binding protein produces the protein MVLVGLLLVQFSLAQYTEQGTSLNQEGALELAKQAHIEARKLGKKVSVAVLNNSGVSLLLLKGDQVGPHNTEASRRKAYTSLSTKTPSFELMQKAASNPTAQNLNTLPELLLLGGGVPVWKDGELIGSLGVSGAGGGEQDHNVAKKAVENMGYEITNIKINNK
- a CDS encoding type III pantothenate kinase gives rise to the protein MKTIVVNIGNTNIRFGLFNNEECSLSWVINTKPYRTKDELFVQFLMHYQSYDIKPEEIDQLIIGSVVPQMTNDIVRALEKIHQLKPILVDRNTPSEVKPKSKQMGTDIYANLVAAHHLYPNKSKIIFDFGTALTASCISHNGETLGAIIAPGIITSLKSLIQDTAQLPEIELQAPKSVLGLDTVSCMQSGMVYGYLGMVEGFIERINREIGEEAFVIATGGVSHVYKPLSDKIHIADRLHTLKGLYFLGKALS
- the sufC gene encoding Fe-S cluster assembly ATPase SufC, with translation MLNIKNLYARIEDGAEILKGINLEIKPGEVHAIMGPNGAGKSTLSSVIAGKEDYEVTDGEILFEGENIVEDAPEERAHKGIFLSFQYPVEIPGVSVTNFIKAAINETRKANGLEDMPAKEMLALIREKSELLGIKKDFLSRSLNEGFSGGEKKRNEIFQMMMLNPKLAILDETDSGLDIDALRIVSEGVNHFKNEGNAVLLITHYQRLLNYIQPDFVHVLADGKIIKTGDKTLALELEEKGYDWLLG
- the sufB gene encoding Fe-S cluster assembly protein SufB encodes the protein MAKYTEDDLREDLKNKEYEAGFYTDIEYEDFPTGLNEDIIRQISAKKNEPEWMTEWRLESFRIWQKMEEPDWANVKYEKPDFQAIKYYAAPKKKPELASLDEVDPELLKTFEKLGISLDEQKRLTGVAVDVVMDSVSVKTTFQETLKEKGIIFCSISEAIQEYPDLVKKYIGKVVPRGDNFYVALNSAVFSDGSFCYIPKGVKCPMELSTYFRINQAGTGQFERTLVVADEGSYVSYLEGCTAPSRDENQLHAAVVELIAMEGAEIKYSTVQNWYPGDENGKGGVFNFVTKRGLCEKNAKISWTQVETGSAVTWKYPSCILKGDNSIGEFYSIAVTNNHQWADTGTKMIHIGKNTKSTIISKGISAGKSNNSYRGLVKVMPSAKGARNFSQCDSLLMGNECGAHTFPYIEIKDPSAQLEHEATTSKIGEDQIFYCNQRGLDTEKAIALIVNGFSKEVLNKLPMEFAIEAQKLLEISLEGSVG
- the uraH gene encoding hydroxyisourate hydrolase — translated: MKKVALWLAFLFTGILFAQEVKYQLSSHILDITQGKPAPGVSITLSKQNKNGVWVKVDEKVTDENGRIKNFLKEEKGVSHQGIYKLTYHTTPYFEKLGQQSFYPFVEVVFELKDNSHYHVPITLSPYGYSTYRGN
- the sufD gene encoding Fe-S cluster assembly protein SufD; the encoded protein is MSLYEQIKENHHIFSEKKPLSQWEDTRRNALSQFDKLGFPSKKDEEYKYTNLKEIIEKQYQFLPQEEHHISEEELKALHLGEEDFDWVVLVNGKLRPELSKISDKNIKVLALDEALSNGESEALFRPYFNTIANESWAFPNLNLAFAHLGVALYVPKNTVVEKPIHIFYISQNQSENTFYNPRNILVVEAGSQIEVIESHHNFDTSFTFTNSLTEIFTKPNAKADWHKLQNDTDTSYLVDHTFVKQEKDSLATVNTFSFGGKLVRNNLDFIQEGENINSFMNGITIIGKDQLVDHHTAVHHNQPNCESYQNYKGVFKDNAHGVFNGKVFVDKIAQKTNAYQQNNNILLSEGATIDSKPQLEIFADDVKCSHGCTVGQLNEDALFYLRARGISKNEAQALLLYAFANDAMENIDIEPLKLKISKLLAEKLEVNIEF